Proteins found in one Ornithorhynchus anatinus isolate Pmale09 chromosome 8, mOrnAna1.pri.v4, whole genome shotgun sequence genomic segment:
- the PTGIS gene encoding prostacyclin synthase, which translates to MPWVLLGGLLAGLLLLLLLSRRRTRHPREPPLDRGLIPWLGHALEFGKDTAHFLSRMKQKHGDIFTVLAAGRFVTVLLDPHSYDSVVWESSSKLDFHKYAVFLMERIFDVRLPHYDPREEKAKLKPTLLNQNLQTLTKATLLNLRTLLLPELGEGAQVWRETGLLQFSYSTLFRAGYLTLFGNEGARYDDPAGQTQDRAHSAEVYQHFRQLDHLLMKLARSSLSSGEKEEVAGIKVRLWRLLSTQRLRGKANKSCWVESYREHLEALRVGEEMQARAMLLQLWATQGNAGPAAFWLLLFLLKNPKALAAVQGELERVFGQTGQPLTPKESVTQETLDNTPIFDSVLSESLRLTAAPFITREVLDDLDLPLADGRKYRLRKGDRLLLFPFLSPQMDPEIYERPEEFKFDRFLNPDGTEKRDFYKGGKRLRNYNMPWGAGNNVCLGKSHAINSIKQFVFFLLNNFNLELKNPEEPIPKFDKSRYGFGLLQPERDVTVRYRVKA; encoded by the exons ATGCCGTGGGTGCTGCTGGGCGGCCTGCTGGCCgggctgctcctcctgctgctgctctcccGACGCCGGACACG TCATCCCAGAGAACCCCCGCTGGACAGAGGTCTCATCCCTTGGTTGGGACATGCCTTGGAATTTGGCAAAGATACGGCCCACTTTCTCTCCCGGATGAAGCAGAAACATGGAGATATTTTCACT GTTCTGGCTGCCGGCCGGTTTGTCACCGTCCTCCTGGACCCTCATTCCTACGACTCTGTCGTCTGGGAGTCGAGCTCCAAGCTGGATTTCCACAAATACGCCGTCTTCCTCATGGAGCGGATCTTCGACGTCCGGCTGCCCCACTATGACCCCAGAGAGGAGAAGGCCAAGTTGAAACC GACTCTGCTCAACCAGAACCTGCAGACCCTGACCAAAGCCACGCTCCTCAACCTACGCACCCTGCTGCTCcctgagctgggggagggggcccaggtctggaggGAGACAGGCTTGCTGCAGTTCTCCTATAGCACACTGTTCAG AGCCGGCTACCTGACTCTGTTCGGCAACGAGGGAGCCCGGTACGATGACCCCGCCGGCCAAACGCAAGACCGGGCCCACTCGGCCGAGGTCTACCAGCACTTCCGCCAGCTGGACCACCTGCTGATGAAACTCGCCCGCTCCTCTCTGTCCTCAG gagagaaggaagaagtcgCCGGCATCAAAGTACGTCTCTGGAGGTTGCTTTCCACACAGCGCTTGAGGGGCAAAGCCAATAAGAGCTGTTGGGTGGAAAGTTACCGGGAGCATCTGGAGGCCCTCAGAGTCGGGGAAGAGATGCAGGCGAGAGCCATGTTGCTGCAGCTGTGGGCCACGCAG GGAAATGCGGGTCCGGCCGCCTTTTGGCTTCTCTTGTTTCTCCTGAAGAACCCCAAGGCGCTGGCGGCCGTCCAGGGAGAACTGGAAAGAGTCTTTGGGCAGACCGGGCAGCCGCTGACCCCGAAGGAGAGCGTTACCCAGGAAACTCTGGACAACACTCCCATTTTTG ACAGCGTGCTGAGCGAGAGCCTGAGGCTGACGGCGGCTCCCTTCATCACCAGGGAGGTCCTGGACGACCTAGACCTGCCCCTGGCCGACGGTCGCAAGTATCGCCTCCGCAAGGGTGatcggctcctcctcttccccttcctcagcccccagATGGACCCTGAGATCTATGAGCGACCCGAG GAATTTAAATTCGACAGATTCCTGAACCCGGATGGGACTGAGAAGAGAGATTTCTACAAGGGCGGGAAGAGGCTGAGGAACTACAACATGCCGTGGGGAGCAGGAAACAACGTCTGCCTGGGGAAAAGCCACGCTATCAATAGCATCAAGCA GTTTGTCTTCTTCTTGTTGAACAACTTCAACTTGGAGCTCAAAAACCCCGAAGAGCCGATCCCCAAGTTTGACAAGAGCAGGTACGGGTTTGGCCTGCTGCAGCCGGAACGTGACGTCACCGTTCGGTATCGAGTCAAAGCCTGA